The Oharaeibacter diazotrophicus genome includes a window with the following:
- a CDS encoding GNAT family N-acetyltransferase has protein sequence MTHDLTPLGDPIGPVVPGWTPRPRPPRTAMEGRFCRVVPLDAIVHARDLFEAQARDRDGRMWTWMPAGPFGDFAEYLAWAEAAEKSEDPLFFAVIDRATGKPVGTASFLRIDPANGAIEVGWIAWSPLLQRTPAATEAMALMMARVFDELGYRRYEWKCNDLNAASKRAAERLGFTFEGLFRQAAVVKGRNRDTAWYSILDGEWPRAKAAFAAWLAPENFGADGTQKRGLAEIRASL, from the coding sequence ATGACCCACGACCTCACCCCGCTCGGCGATCCCATCGGCCCCGTCGTCCCCGGCTGGACGCCGCGGCCCCGGCCGCCGCGGACGGCGATGGAGGGGCGGTTCTGCCGGGTGGTGCCGCTCGACGCGATCGTGCACGCCCGCGACCTCTTCGAGGCGCAGGCGCGCGACCGCGACGGCCGGATGTGGACGTGGATGCCGGCGGGTCCGTTCGGCGACTTCGCCGAGTATCTCGCCTGGGCCGAGGCCGCGGAGAAGAGCGAGGATCCGCTGTTCTTCGCCGTGATCGACCGCGCCACCGGCAAGCCGGTGGGCACCGCGAGCTTCCTCCGGATCGACCCCGCCAACGGCGCGATCGAGGTCGGCTGGATCGCATGGTCCCCGCTCCTGCAGCGCACGCCCGCGGCCACCGAGGCGATGGCGCTGATGATGGCGCGGGTGTTCGACGAGCTCGGCTACCGCCGCTACGAGTGGAAGTGCAACGACCTCAACGCCGCCTCCAAGCGGGCGGCGGAGCGCCTCGGTTTCACCTTCGAGGGCCTTTTCCGGCAGGCGGCGGTGGTCAAGGGCCGCAACCGCGACACCGCGTGGTATTCGATCCTCGACGGCGAGTGGCCGCGCGCCAAGGCGGCCTTCGCGGCCTGGCTCGCCCCGGAGAACTTCGGCGCCGACGGCACCCAGAAGCGCGGCCTCGCCGAGATCCGCGCCTCGCTCTGA
- a CDS encoding dihydrofolate reductase family protein, translating to MTRILGYIAETLDGYIAEPDGSYGFLDPYGAADCGYDAFYAGIGTLVMGRGTFEACLKHPSWPYRGRRSIVVTRTPPPSLPPDTEVWTSGVDALIAHLREPGVAGDVWVLGGGLLQQAFLDRDAIDRLEIYVVPVILGDGIPLFPGTDVRRTLKLVEVARFGEIAQLVYARA from the coding sequence ATGACCCGCATCCTCGGCTACATCGCCGAAACCCTCGACGGCTACATCGCCGAGCCCGACGGCAGCTACGGCTTCCTCGATCCCTACGGCGCGGCCGACTGCGGCTACGACGCCTTCTACGCCGGCATCGGCACGCTGGTGATGGGGCGCGGCACCTTCGAGGCCTGCCTGAAGCACCCGTCCTGGCCCTATCGCGGCCGCCGCTCGATCGTGGTCACGCGGACCCCGCCGCCGAGCCTGCCACCGGATACGGAGGTCTGGACATCCGGTGTCGACGCGCTGATCGCGCATCTGCGCGAACCCGGCGTCGCCGGCGACGTCTGGGTGCTCGGCGGCGGCCTGTTGCAGCAGGCCTTCCTCGACCGCGACGCCATAGACCGGCTGGAGATCTACGTCGTCCCGGTGATCCTCGGCGACGGCATCCCGCTGTTCCCGGGCACCGACGTCCGGCGCACGCTGAAGCTGGTCGAGGTCGCCCGCTTCGGCGAGATCGCGCAGCTGGTCTACGCCCGGGCGTGA
- a CDS encoding aldo/keto reductase: protein MDFARRPLGRSGLGVTAYGFGGAPLGNLFRTVPRADAEALLEAVWAAGFRFFDTAPFYGFGLSERRLGDVLRDKPRGDFVLSTKVGRVLKPNPGDHPARADYVDALPFEPVYDYSYDGVMRSFEHSLQRLGLDRVDVLLMHDIGRVTHGDAHEETFRIAMDGGARAMDELRRSGAVSAIGLGVNEWQVCEAAMDHLDWDCFLLAGRYTLLEQEALASFLPRCEKVGASIVVGGAFNSGILATGPVPGARYNYAPAPAEILERVGRIEAVCRRHGVALPAAALAFPLTHPAVACVIPGMASPRELDANLALLAAAIPSALWADLKAEGLMRPDAPTP from the coding sequence ATGGACTTCGCCCGCCGCCCGCTTGGCCGCTCCGGCCTCGGGGTCACCGCCTACGGCTTCGGCGGCGCCCCGCTCGGCAACCTTTTCCGCACCGTGCCGCGCGCCGACGCCGAGGCGCTGCTGGAAGCGGTCTGGGCCGCCGGCTTCCGCTTCTTCGACACTGCGCCCTTCTACGGCTTCGGCCTGTCCGAGCGCCGGCTCGGCGACGTCCTGCGCGACAAGCCGCGCGGCGACTTCGTGCTCTCCACCAAGGTCGGCCGCGTCCTGAAGCCGAACCCGGGCGACCATCCCGCCCGCGCCGACTATGTCGACGCCCTGCCGTTCGAGCCGGTCTACGACTATTCCTACGACGGCGTGATGCGCTCCTTCGAGCACTCGCTGCAGCGCCTCGGCCTCGACCGCGTCGACGTCCTCCTGATGCACGACATCGGCCGGGTCACCCACGGCGACGCCCACGAGGAGACCTTCCGGATCGCCATGGACGGCGGCGCCCGGGCGATGGACGAGTTGCGCCGGTCGGGCGCGGTGTCGGCGATCGGCCTCGGCGTCAACGAGTGGCAGGTCTGCGAGGCGGCGATGGACCACCTCGATTGGGACTGCTTCCTGCTCGCCGGCCGCTACACGCTGCTGGAACAGGAGGCGCTCGCCTCCTTCCTGCCGCGCTGCGAGAAGGTCGGCGCGTCGATCGTGGTCGGTGGCGCGTTCAACTCCGGCATCCTCGCCACCGGTCCGGTACCGGGCGCGCGCTACAACTACGCCCCGGCGCCGGCGGAGATCCTGGAGCGCGTCGGCCGGATCGAGGCGGTTTGCCGGCGCCACGGCGTGGCGCTGCCGGCCGCCGCGCTCGCCTTCCCGCTGACCCACCCGGCCGTCGCCTGCGTCATCCCCGGCATGGCGAGCCCGCGCGAACTCGACGCCAACCTCGCCCTGCTCGCTGCCGCGATCCCGTCCGCCCTCTGGGCCGACCTCAAGGCCGAGGGCCTGATGCGCCCCGACGCGCCGACGCCCTGA
- a CDS encoding exodeoxyribonuclease VII small subunit yields MAAAAAVSALSFEQALKELEGIVARLEQGSVPLEESIAIYERGDALRAHCDALLKTAEARVEKIRLAADGRPAGTEPLDVG; encoded by the coding sequence ATGGCCGCCGCCGCCGCCGTCTCCGCGCTTTCCTTCGAGCAGGCGCTGAAGGAACTCGAGGGCATCGTCGCCCGCCTCGAACAGGGCTCGGTGCCGCTCGAGGAATCGATCGCGATCTACGAGCGCGGCGATGCCCTGCGCGCCCATTGCGACGCCCTGCTGAAGACCGCCGAGGCGCGGGTGGAGAAGATCCGCCTCGCCGCCGACGGCCGCCCGGCGGGCACCGAGCCGCTCGATGTCGGCTGA
- the pdxH gene encoding pyridoxamine 5'-phosphate oxidase, with product MTTADAPSADFTLSDEPFRLFAAWLAEAEASEPNDPNAMAVATVDPDGLPNVRMVLLKDWDEAGFVFYTNLESRKGREILAAGKAALLFHWKSRRRQVRVRGTVSTVSDAEADAYFQSRPRGSRIGAWASKQSQPLESRFALEKAVAEYGLKYAVGEVPRPAHWTGLRVAPVEIEFWQDGLFRLHDRVRFTAGPDGWSKARLYP from the coding sequence ATGACGACAGCCGACGCCCCGTCCGCCGACTTCACCCTCTCCGACGAGCCGTTCCGCCTGTTCGCGGCCTGGCTGGCCGAGGCCGAGGCGAGCGAGCCCAACGATCCCAACGCCATGGCGGTCGCCACCGTCGATCCCGACGGCCTGCCCAACGTGCGCATGGTGCTGCTGAAGGACTGGGACGAGGCCGGCTTCGTCTTCTACACCAACCTCGAGAGCCGCAAGGGCCGCGAGATCCTCGCCGCCGGCAAGGCGGCGCTGCTGTTCCACTGGAAGAGCCGGCGCCGTCAGGTCCGCGTCCGCGGCACCGTCTCGACCGTGTCGGACGCCGAGGCCGACGCCTATTTCCAGAGCCGCCCACGCGGCAGCCGGATCGGCGCCTGGGCCTCCAAGCAGTCGCAGCCGCTGGAGAGCCGCTTCGCGCTCGAGAAGGCCGTCGCCGAGTATGGCTTGAAGTACGCCGTCGGCGAGGTACCCCGCCCGGCGCACTGGACGGGCCTGCGCGTCGCGCCGGTCGAGATCGAATTCTGGCAGGACGGCCTGTTCCGCCTGCACGACCGCGTCCGCTTCACCGCCGGCCCGGACGGCTGGTCGAAGGCGCGGCTCTATCCCTGA
- a CDS encoding DnaJ C-terminal domain-containing protein has translation MRDPYVVLGVPKSASEAEIKKAFRKAAKQHHPDANKDDPKAQDRFAEINTAYEILGDADKRRKFDAGEIDAEGKPKFSGFEGFDFGGGGGAQRGGFRSAGGGFGGQRGTEDILNDIFGDAFAGFASGARKTGGGRRRAAGPEAEFGAFAGGPGAGAAAKGADTMVTARVRLEDLVGSGKVRVTLPSGKTLDVKIPLGFEPGQQMRLKGQGGEGAPPGDAIVILVHEPHPLFRPDGYNLRLDLPVSLDEAVLGAKVRVPTLEGAVDMTLPAGTTGARPFRLKGKGLPDKAGGRGDLYVTPRVVLPDGADGGLEQLMKRWREVKPYSPRGPEFGG, from the coding sequence ATGCGCGATCCCTACGTGGTCCTGGGCGTGCCGAAGAGCGCGAGCGAGGCCGAGATCAAGAAGGCCTTCCGCAAGGCCGCCAAGCAGCATCATCCCGACGCCAACAAGGACGATCCCAAGGCGCAGGACCGTTTCGCCGAGATCAACACCGCCTACGAGATCCTCGGCGACGCCGACAAGCGCCGCAAGTTCGACGCCGGCGAGATCGACGCCGAGGGCAAGCCGAAATTCTCCGGCTTCGAGGGCTTCGACTTCGGCGGCGGCGGCGGCGCCCAGCGCGGCGGCTTCCGCTCGGCCGGCGGCGGCTTCGGCGGCCAGCGCGGCACCGAGGACATCCTGAACGACATCTTCGGCGACGCCTTCGCCGGCTTCGCCTCCGGCGCGCGCAAGACCGGCGGCGGACGCCGCCGCGCGGCCGGACCCGAGGCCGAGTTCGGCGCCTTCGCCGGCGGGCCGGGCGCCGGCGCCGCGGCCAAGGGCGCGGACACCATGGTGACCGCGCGGGTGCGGCTCGAAGATCTCGTCGGCTCCGGCAAGGTCCGCGTCACCCTGCCCTCGGGCAAGACGCTCGACGTCAAGATCCCCCTGGGCTTCGAACCGGGACAGCAGATGCGCCTCAAGGGCCAGGGCGGCGAGGGCGCGCCGCCGGGCGACGCCATCGTCATCCTGGTGCACGAGCCGCACCCGCTGTTCCGCCCCGACGGCTACAATCTCAGGCTCGACCTGCCGGTCTCGCTCGACGAGGCGGTGCTCGGCGCCAAGGTGCGGGTGCCGACGCTCGAGGGCGCGGTCGACATGACGCTGCCGGCCGGCACCACCGGCGCGCGGCCGTTCCGGCTGAAGGGCAAGGGCCTGCCGGACAAGGCCGGCGGGCGCGGCGACCTCTACGTCACACCGCGCGTGGTGCTGCCGGACGGCGCCGACGGCGGCCTCGAACAGCTGATGAAGCGCTGGCGCGAGGTGAAGCCCTATTCGCCGCGCGGCCCCGAGTTCGGCGGCTGA
- a CDS encoding DUF1499 domain-containing protein has translation MKSLPPRPARAVGPARFFGALAFAVLAEAALARRFDLVDGTTLMAALATVPVIAAVGIGCALVAFADVWRDGSPGLGRALGGFALSALALAPLAGAAGGALLFPPIDEVSTDLDDRPVFHARPPRPALPIETRAPVTDYADLQRSFYPDILPRSLPLSTVEAHAVVARTLAELGWTVTAEAEPASEDDTGTLDAEARSLLLGLPIDVAVRIAPDGAGSRIDVRSGSQMPMVDLGENARRIRAFFAKLDEVAKRPAAG, from the coding sequence ATGAAGTCGCTGCCGCCGCGTCCGGCCCGCGCCGTCGGCCCCGCCCGTTTCTTCGGGGCGCTGGCCTTCGCGGTGCTGGCGGAGGCGGCGCTGGCGCGCCGGTTCGACCTCGTCGACGGCACCACGCTGATGGCGGCGCTGGCGACGGTGCCGGTGATCGCCGCGGTCGGGATCGGCTGCGCCCTGGTCGCCTTCGCCGACGTCTGGCGCGACGGCTCGCCAGGCCTCGGGCGCGCCCTCGGCGGCTTCGCCCTGTCGGCGCTGGCGCTTGCGCCGCTCGCCGGGGCCGCAGGCGGCGCCCTGTTGTTCCCCCCGATCGACGAGGTCTCGACCGACCTCGACGACCGCCCGGTGTTCCACGCGCGGCCGCCGCGGCCGGCCCTGCCGATCGAGACCCGCGCGCCCGTGACCGACTACGCCGACCTGCAGCGCAGCTTCTATCCCGACATCCTGCCGCGCTCGCTGCCGCTCTCGACCGTCGAAGCCCACGCCGTGGTGGCGCGCACGCTCGCCGAGCTCGGCTGGACCGTGACAGCCGAGGCCGAGCCGGCGAGCGAGGACGACACCGGCACGCTCGACGCCGAGGCACGCTCGCTGCTGCTCGGCCTGCCGATCGACGTCGCGGTGCGGATCGCGCCCGACGGCGCCGGCTCGCGCATCGACGTGCGCTCGGGATCGCAGATGCCGATGGTCGACCTCGGCGAGAACGCCCGGCGCATCCGTGCCTTCTTCGCCAAGCTCGACGAAGTCGCCAAGCGTCCCGCCGCCGGGTGA
- a CDS encoding MBL fold metallo-hydrolase — MAIRFDRNFDPAYGEAVELVPGIRRLTARNPGGYTFHGTNTYLLGTAALVVVDPGPDDPAHRAAILAAAGGRPIREILVTHTHRDHSPGARPLAAATGAAVIGCGPHVFSRPLHLGEATALDASADADHAPDRILSDGERVATAAGPVTALATPGHTANHLCFALEEAGVLISGDHVMAWSTTIVAPPDGAMAPYMASLARLAERPEALYLPGHGGPVCDAHAFLAGLAEHRLAREAAVLAAVAAGARTIPEIVATVYADTDRRLWGAAGLSVFAQLEWLVEKGVVATDGDPVLTGAYAAA; from the coding sequence GTGGCGATCCGCTTCGACCGCAACTTCGATCCCGCCTATGGCGAAGCCGTCGAACTCGTGCCCGGCATCCGCCGGCTCACCGCCCGCAATCCCGGCGGCTACACCTTCCACGGCACCAACACCTATCTCCTCGGCACCGCCGCGCTGGTCGTGGTCGATCCCGGGCCGGACGACCCGGCGCACCGCGCCGCCATCCTCGCCGCAGCCGGCGGTCGGCCGATCCGCGAGATCCTGGTCACCCACACCCACCGCGACCATTCGCCGGGCGCCCGTCCGCTCGCCGCGGCGACGGGCGCGGCGGTGATCGGCTGCGGCCCGCATGTCTTCTCCCGTCCGCTCCACCTCGGCGAAGCCACCGCCCTCGACGCTTCCGCCGACGCCGACCACGCGCCCGACCGGATCCTGTCGGACGGCGAGCGCGTCGCCACCGCCGCCGGCCCGGTGACGGCGCTGGCGACGCCCGGCCACACCGCCAACCACCTCTGTTTCGCGCTCGAGGAGGCCGGGGTGCTGATCTCCGGCGATCACGTCATGGCGTGGTCGACCACCATCGTCGCCCCGCCCGACGGCGCGATGGCGCCCTACATGGCCTCGCTCGCCCGCCTCGCGGAGCGACCCGAGGCGCTCTATCTGCCCGGCCACGGCGGACCGGTGTGCGACGCCCACGCCTTCCTCGCCGGGCTCGCCGAGCACCGCCTCGCCCGCGAGGCCGCGGTGCTCGCCGCCGTCGCGGCGGGCGCGCGGACGATCCCGGAGATCGTCGCCACCGTCTACGCCGACACCGACCGCAGGCTCTGGGGCGCGGCCGGCCTGTCGGTGTTCGCGCAGCTGGAATGGCTGGTCGAGAAGGGGGTGGTCGCAACCGACGGCGACCCGGTGCTCACCGGCGCCTACGCGGCGGCGTGA
- a CDS encoding M48 family metallopeptidase gives MWIEGRAVLRERAGAPGRGVGVALDMRGLTLRGAAGEEIGRWPFGGLVRGTERDAFVLTRRGAAERLEIAEPATRAAFEAALKALPRERRGRMPGGLAIGAVAVLALVVLAVYGAWRGLTALADSAAALVPDDVVAAIDRAGLPGVLDTVAAGPRCEAPAGQRALDALAGRLADAGGVRPIDWHVAVHRSDVPNALALPGGTIVVTEALLRHASPDAFAGVLAHEIGHVHLRHGLKAMVHEGGLALMFGMVTGDPSGLVAGAGRLVIGSAYSRDAEREADAFAVTALAAAGGDPTALAPFLATIETTGGDVAGGLISTHPLGADRAAAITAAAATAHRGAGPALTAADWAAIRSICGDF, from the coding sequence ATGTGGATCGAGGGCAGGGCGGTGCTGCGCGAGCGCGCCGGTGCACCCGGACGGGGCGTCGGCGTGGCGCTCGACATGCGCGGGCTGACGCTGCGCGGCGCCGCCGGCGAGGAGATCGGCCGCTGGCCGTTCGGCGGCCTCGTCCGCGGCACCGAGCGCGACGCCTTCGTGCTGACCCGCCGCGGTGCCGCCGAACGACTCGAGATCGCCGAACCTGCCACGCGCGCCGCCTTCGAGGCCGCGCTGAAGGCGCTGCCGCGCGAGCGACGCGGCCGGATGCCGGGCGGGCTCGCCATCGGCGCCGTCGCCGTCCTCGCGCTGGTCGTGCTCGCCGTCTACGGCGCGTGGCGCGGGCTGACCGCGCTCGCCGATTCGGCGGCGGCGCTGGTGCCGGACGACGTCGTCGCCGCTATCGACCGGGCCGGCCTGCCGGGCGTGCTCGATACCGTCGCGGCCGGACCGCGCTGCGAGGCCCCGGCCGGGCAGCGCGCCCTCGACGCCCTCGCGGGCCGGCTCGCCGACGCCGGCGGCGTCAGGCCGATCGACTGGCACGTGGCGGTCCATCGGTCGGACGTGCCGAACGCCCTGGCGCTGCCCGGCGGCACCATCGTCGTCACCGAAGCGCTGCTGCGGCACGCCTCGCCCGACGCCTTCGCCGGCGTGCTCGCCCACGAGATCGGCCACGTCCACCTGCGCCACGGCCTGAAGGCGATGGTCCACGAGGGCGGCCTCGCCCTGATGTTCGGCATGGTCACCGGAGATCCCTCCGGCCTCGTCGCCGGCGCCGGCCGGCTCGTGATCGGCTCGGCCTACTCGCGCGACGCGGAGCGCGAGGCGGACGCCTTCGCGGTGACGGCGCTCGCCGCCGCCGGCGGCGATCCGACCGCGCTGGCGCCCTTCCTCGCGACGATCGAAACGACGGGCGGCGACGTCGCCGGCGGGTTGATCTCGACCCACCCGCTCGGCGCCGACCGCGCCGCGGCGATCACGGCCGCCGCCGCCACCGCACACCGCGGCGCCGGACCGGCGCTCACCGCGGCCGACTGGGCCGCCATCCGATCCATCTGCGGAGACTTCTGA
- a CDS encoding vWA domain-containing protein, translating into MTMFARTLLAATLLSAAPAVALAAPDGQQRPVERVEVAFVLDTTGSMADLIDGAKKKIWSIADEIRRTRPDADIRFALVGYRDRGDVYVTDVTALTGDLHGLYGRLVGYEADGGGDWPEAVNEALATAVNRLEWTDGGATRRMVFLVGDAPPHMDYIQDVAFTDTLKIAERRGIVVNAVQAGAAEDTEVAWRAIAALGKGDYVAIPQSGNVRVIETPYDQQIRELQLQLNLTVVPYGDRDQRGAVEDKLRLKAQAAPAAASDMASYEIRPTAPAARSVVTGGGDLVADVQSGEADLATVDRDALPEEVRDLAPAELEAAVKAKIAERERIQGEVADLVAKRDAFLSEAAAKAGPAEGDSFDGAIRQTIARQML; encoded by the coding sequence ATGACCATGTTCGCCAGGACGCTTCTCGCCGCCACGCTGCTTTCGGCCGCACCCGCCGTCGCGCTCGCCGCCCCGGATGGGCAGCAGCGGCCGGTCGAGCGCGTCGAGGTCGCCTTCGTGCTCGACACCACAGGATCGATGGCCGACCTGATCGACGGCGCCAAGAAGAAGATCTGGTCGATCGCCGACGAGATCCGCCGCACCCGCCCGGACGCCGACATCCGCTTCGCCCTGGTCGGCTACCGGGATCGCGGCGACGTCTACGTCACCGACGTCACGGCCCTGACCGGCGACCTCCACGGCCTCTACGGCAGGCTGGTCGGCTACGAGGCCGACGGCGGCGGCGACTGGCCGGAGGCGGTCAACGAGGCGCTGGCGACGGCGGTGAACCGGCTCGAGTGGACCGACGGCGGGGCGACCCGCCGGATGGTGTTCCTGGTCGGCGACGCGCCGCCGCACATGGACTACATCCAGGACGTCGCCTTCACCGATACGCTGAAGATCGCCGAACGCCGGGGCATCGTCGTCAACGCGGTGCAGGCCGGCGCGGCGGAGGACACCGAGGTCGCCTGGCGCGCGATCGCCGCGCTCGGGAAAGGCGACTACGTCGCGATCCCGCAGTCGGGCAACGTCAGGGTGATCGAGACGCCCTACGACCAGCAGATCCGGGAGCTGCAGCTCCAGCTCAACCTCACCGTCGTGCCCTACGGCGACCGCGACCAGCGCGGCGCGGTGGAGGACAAGCTCCGCCTCAAGGCCCAGGCCGCCCCGGCGGCGGCGTCCGACATGGCCTCCTACGAGATCCGTCCGACGGCGCCGGCGGCACGCAGCGTCGTCACCGGCGGCGGCGACCTCGTCGCCGACGTCCAGTCCGGCGAGGCCGACCTCGCGACCGTCGACCGCGACGCGCTCCCGGAGGAGGTGCGCGACCTCGCGCCCGCCGAGCTCGAGGCGGCGGTGAAGGCGAAGATCGCCGAGCGCGAGCGGATCCAGGGCGAGGTCGCCGACCTCGTCGCCAAGCGCGACGCCTTCCTGAGCGAGGCGGCCGCCAAGGCCGGCCCCGCCGAGGGCGACAGCTTCGACGGCGCGATCCGGCAGACGATCGCCCGCCAGATGCTCTGA
- a CDS encoding rhodanese-like domain-containing protein, translated as MRKGYKDLLREAEAEITAVPVDEAIALAAAGEVLFVDLRDPREREREGSIPGAFSCPRGMLEFWIDPDSPYFKPVFGEGRRTVFFCASAWRSALATRTAQDMGLPAVSHLTGGFTAWKAAGGAVEEIGRKPPASTG; from the coding sequence ATGAGGAAGGGCTACAAGGACCTGCTGCGCGAGGCGGAGGCCGAGATCACGGCGGTGCCGGTGGACGAGGCGATCGCGCTCGCCGCCGCCGGCGAGGTGCTGTTCGTCGACCTGCGCGATCCCCGTGAGCGCGAGCGCGAGGGCTCGATCCCCGGCGCCTTCTCCTGCCCCCGCGGCATGCTGGAGTTCTGGATCGACCCGGACAGCCCCTATTTCAAGCCGGTGTTCGGCGAGGGCCGGCGCACGGTGTTCTTCTGCGCCAGCGCTTGGCGTTCGGCGCTGGCGACCAGGACGGCGCAGGACATGGGCCTGCCCGCGGTCTCGCACCTCACCGGCGGATTCACCGCCTGGAAGGCCGCCGGCGGCGCGGTCGAGGAGATCGGCCGCAAGCCGCCGGCGTCCACGGGCTGA
- a CDS encoding Lrp/AsnC family transcriptional regulator codes for MKLDATDRAILIALQQNARLTNAELAERVHLSPSACLRRTRLLEESGLVARYVALLDARIAGLAGTAYVSVTLDSQGRDALEKFEAAVRTVPEITECYLLAGQHDYLLRVVYRDSADLERLHTEILTPLPGVVRVMSTLTLRTVKRTTKLPI; via the coding sequence ATGAAGCTCGACGCCACCGATCGTGCGATCCTGATCGCGCTCCAGCAAAACGCCCGGCTGACCAACGCCGAACTCGCCGAGCGCGTCCACCTCTCGCCGTCGGCCTGTCTCAGGCGCACCAGGCTGCTCGAGGAGAGCGGTCTCGTCGCCCGCTACGTCGCCCTGCTGGACGCCCGCATCGCCGGCCTTGCCGGCACCGCCTACGTCTCGGTCACCCTCGACAGCCAGGGCCGCGACGCGCTGGAGAAATTCGAGGCGGCGGTGCGCACGGTGCCGGAGATCACCGAGTGCTACCTGCTCGCCGGCCAGCACGACTACCTGCTGCGCGTCGTCTACCGCGACAGCGCCGACCTCGAACGCCTCCACACCGAGATCCTGACGCCGCTGCCCGGGGTGGTCCGTGTGATGTCGACGCTGACGCTGCGCACGGTGAAGCGCACGACCAAGCTGCCGATCTGA
- the ald gene encoding alanine dehydrogenase — protein MRVGVPKEIKDHEDRVGLVPSSVRELAGHGHEVLVETGAGRGIGVDDEAYRAAGARIVDGADEVFATADMIVKVKEPQAVERRKLREGQILFTYLHLAPDPDQARDLMASGATCIAYETVTAANGSLPLLAPMSEVAGRMAPQVGAHCLENAGGGMGVLLGGVPGVLPAEVVILGGGVAGTNAAQVAIGLGADVTVVDRSLDVLRRLVATFGSRVKTAHSNADTIGRLVTRADLVISTVLVPGAAAPKLVTREHVAAMKTGSVLVDVAIDQGGAAETSRATTHSNPTYVVDGVVHYCVANMPGGVARTSAFALNNATLPFTLAIADKGWKRALAEDRHLAAGLNVHAGRITYKAVADALGFDYRDTAQALAA, from the coding sequence ATGCGCGTCGGTGTGCCCAAGGAGATCAAGGACCACGAGGATCGCGTCGGCCTGGTGCCGTCGTCGGTGCGCGAACTCGCCGGCCACGGCCACGAGGTGCTGGTGGAGACCGGCGCCGGCCGCGGCATCGGCGTCGACGACGAGGCCTATCGCGCCGCCGGCGCCCGCATCGTCGACGGCGCCGACGAGGTGTTCGCGACCGCGGACATGATCGTCAAGGTCAAGGAGCCGCAGGCGGTGGAGCGGCGCAAGCTGCGCGAGGGCCAGATCCTCTTCACCTATCTGCACCTCGCGCCCGATCCCGATCAGGCCCGCGACCTGATGGCCTCCGGCGCCACCTGCATCGCCTACGAGACGGTGACGGCCGCCAACGGCTCGCTGCCGCTGCTGGCGCCGATGTCGGAGGTGGCGGGCCGGATGGCGCCGCAGGTCGGCGCGCACTGCCTCGAGAACGCTGGCGGCGGCATGGGCGTGCTGCTCGGCGGCGTGCCGGGCGTGCTGCCGGCCGAGGTGGTGATCCTCGGCGGCGGCGTCGCCGGCACCAACGCGGCGCAGGTCGCGATCGGCCTCGGCGCCGACGTCACCGTCGTCGACCGTTCGCTCGACGTGCTGCGCCGGCTGGTCGCCACCTTCGGCTCGCGGGTCAAGACCGCCCATTCCAACGCCGACACCATCGGCCGGCTGGTCACCCGCGCCGACCTCGTGATCTCCACCGTGCTGGTGCCCGGTGCCGCAGCGCCGAAGCTCGTCACCCGGGAGCACGTCGCCGCGATGAAGACCGGCTCGGTGCTGGTCGACGTCGCGATCGACCAGGGCGGCGCCGCCGAGACCTCGCGCGCCACCACCCACTCGAACCCGACCTACGTGGTCGACGGCGTGGTGCACTATTGCGTCGCCAACATGCCGGGCGGCGTCGCGCGCACGTCGGCCTTCGCGCTCAACAACGCGACCCTGCCCTTCACGCTGGCGATCGCCGACAAGGGCTGGAAGCGCGCCCTCGCCGAGGACCGCCACCTCGCCGCCGGCCTCAACGTCCACGCCGGCCGCATCACCTACAAGGCGGTCGCCGATGCCCTCGGCTTCGACTACCGCGACACCGCGCAGGCTCTCGCCGCCTGA